In the genome of Paenibacillus pabuli, one region contains:
- a CDS encoding ATPase, T2SS/T4P/T4SS family, which produces MLWNTLWLILILLLCLAYVWFKYSISHREKNKRAPERESFTIEVLTEKVKNSLHELSHSQLADAGLHEEEYRRRINQRAEMRKALKGCVSGSISDKTYVKNLIGDLLTRSIGLNKTNIDEVIYFGETELLTVQDQFEIVFYLYRQQFGVDALSRMIDTYDLGRLRLGEGADDGGSYYISEEDIRYVFECEYRELGFREKTDIIVQRIYQHYKGFSVVDEIRDQRIDGVSGGVSGMLDAVQDIGLRQPASWNDLLEDGLEDAALEEPLSGMESVWIFYKGKSIHLSFLSFGSIRELKRVCQNIYKYNYPGQLSEANGYKVNEMKDGSRVVVVRPPFAESWAFFVRKFDIPNASLEQLITGNNAELPITLLQYLMKGSRITAVTGAQGSGKTTLLMAMVKHIYASYTLRVQEMAFELQLRRIYSRRNILSFRETEHISGQQGLDLQKKTDGTVNILGEVASDEVAAWMIQMSQVASLFTLFTHHAKTFRDLVFSLRNSLLKTGMFQHEHIAEEQVVSVINFDVHMKKDAEGRRYIERITECLPLSSKGDSVEERAGFTSRNVIEYRDGNYIVTAPISIGSITDMRDQMTIQDAERFEQFIQQHWGDTYDR; this is translated from the coding sequence ATGCTCTGGAATACCCTGTGGTTAATTTTAATTTTGCTGTTATGCCTTGCATATGTTTGGTTCAAATACAGTATTTCCCATCGTGAAAAGAATAAACGTGCTCCTGAGCGTGAATCCTTCACGATTGAAGTGCTGACAGAGAAAGTAAAAAACTCGCTACATGAGCTCAGTCATAGTCAACTGGCTGATGCCGGATTGCATGAAGAAGAATATCGTCGAAGAATTAATCAGCGTGCCGAGATGCGTAAGGCGCTTAAAGGTTGTGTATCAGGAAGCATAAGTGACAAAACGTATGTCAAAAATCTGATAGGTGATCTGCTTACCCGCAGCATAGGACTGAATAAGACGAATATAGATGAGGTTATTTATTTTGGGGAAACGGAGTTGCTGACGGTTCAAGATCAATTCGAAATCGTGTTTTATCTATACCGGCAGCAATTTGGTGTCGATGCCTTGTCCCGCATGATTGATACCTATGATCTTGGCAGATTGAGGCTGGGTGAAGGTGCAGACGATGGAGGAAGTTACTATATCTCCGAAGAGGACATCCGATATGTGTTTGAGTGTGAGTACAGAGAGCTTGGATTCAGAGAAAAAACAGATATCATCGTTCAGCGCATCTATCAACATTATAAAGGTTTCTCAGTGGTTGATGAAATAAGGGATCAACGAATAGATGGTGTTAGTGGTGGAGTGAGCGGTATGCTGGATGCCGTTCAGGATATTGGGCTACGGCAGCCAGCTTCGTGGAACGATCTCTTGGAGGATGGACTTGAAGATGCTGCCCTTGAAGAGCCACTTAGCGGAATGGAAAGTGTATGGATTTTCTATAAAGGTAAGTCGATTCATCTGTCCTTTCTGTCATTTGGCAGTATCCGTGAACTGAAAAGGGTATGTCAAAATATTTATAAATACAACTATCCAGGACAGCTTTCAGAAGCGAATGGATACAAGGTAAACGAGATGAAGGATGGATCACGTGTCGTTGTTGTGCGCCCGCCCTTTGCTGAATCATGGGCATTCTTTGTCCGGAAATTTGATATTCCCAATGCTTCACTGGAGCAGCTGATTACCGGAAACAACGCAGAACTGCCAATCACTTTACTGCAATATTTGATGAAAGGAAGTCGAATTACAGCTGTAACAGGAGCACAGGGGTCGGGTAAAACGACTCTGCTCATGGCGATGGTGAAACATATATACGCTTCGTATACCCTGCGTGTGCAGGAAATGGCTTTCGAGCTACAACTGCGGCGTATATACAGTCGGCGTAACATTCTAAGCTTCCGGGAGACCGAGCACATTTCAGGTCAACAGGGACTGGACTTACAGAAAAAGACGGACGGTACTGTAAATATACTTGGTGAGGTCGCAAGTGACGAGGTAGCAGCATGGATGATTCAGATGTCCCAGGTTGCCAGCCTGTTCACCCTGTTTACCCATCATGCCAAAACGTTTCGTGATCTGGTCTTCTCCCTCCGTAATTCACTGCTCAAAACAGGTATGTTCCAACATGAACATATTGCCGAGGAGCAAGTAGTAAGTGTCATTAATTTTGATGTACATATGAAAAAAGACGCAGAGGGAAGAAGATATATCGAACGAATCACGGAGTGTCTGCCACTTTCGAGTAAAGGGGACAGCGTGGAAGAACGGGCGGGCTTTACGTCTCGCAATGTAATTGAGTACAGGGATGGCAATTACATTGTCACAGCCCCGATCTCCATAGGGAGTATCACAGATATGCGGGATCAGATGACCATACAGGATGCTGAGCGGTTCGAACAGTTCATCCAGCAACATTGGGGTGATACCTATGACCGTTAA
- a CDS encoding SAF domain-containing protein, with amino-acid sequence MSKLRKQSRQLIYAGLTGAGAIGLLFGAYVIYNVKTMSDTRAEVEARYSSVYEQKEAELMQQWNSGAQGWVTIRDVEAGESILPEDIKLIAVPDAQAPRNLWSSSKQMDGQVAKIELKKGTAITTEMVYEDTPPSPDLRNRELQVVLLPSSLAKGDIIDIRIQFPTGQDYVLLSKKKVERLNAATLWITMTEEEILSLSSAIVDAYLHKASIYALTYVEPQFQTPATPTYPANNEVLKLLESDPNLVRRAEVELARQVRSSLESSLSASISAPSQGVEQDVAQSSVSYNNRPGASNSSSTDGVIWNDGSGSGGTTGTESNDSSASASSSDEQKSLLTGGE; translated from the coding sequence TTGTCTAAATTACGAAAACAAAGCCGTCAACTGATATATGCCGGACTGACGGGAGCAGGAGCAATTGGTCTGTTGTTTGGGGCATATGTCATTTACAATGTCAAAACCATGAGTGATACGAGGGCTGAAGTGGAGGCTCGTTACTCATCAGTCTACGAACAAAAAGAAGCTGAATTGATGCAACAATGGAACTCGGGGGCACAGGGATGGGTAACTATACGGGATGTTGAAGCAGGAGAGTCGATATTGCCCGAGGATATCAAACTGATAGCCGTTCCAGATGCACAGGCACCAAGGAATCTGTGGTCGAGCTCCAAGCAGATGGATGGTCAAGTGGCGAAAATAGAATTAAAAAAAGGAACAGCCATTACAACTGAAATGGTGTATGAGGATACCCCGCCTTCGCCGGATTTAAGAAATCGTGAACTACAGGTTGTATTACTACCTTCTTCACTTGCTAAGGGAGACATCATTGATATTCGTATTCAGTTTCCAACGGGTCAAGACTACGTTCTCCTGTCCAAAAAGAAAGTCGAAAGATTAAATGCAGCTACACTATGGATTACGATGACGGAGGAGGAGATCTTGTCCCTTTCAAGTGCAATTGTAGATGCCTATTTACATAAAGCTTCAATCTATGCCTTAACCTATGTAGAACCACAGTTCCAGACACCAGCAACCCCAACATACCCTGCTAACAATGAAGTGTTAAAACTGTTGGAGAGTGATCCTAATCTGGTGCGTCGGGCTGAAGTGGAGTTGGCACGGCAAGTAAGGAGTTCGCTAGAAAGCTCACTCTCCGCATCCATCTCTGCGCCATCTCAAGGTGTGGAGCAGGATGTTGCACAATCTTCCGTCTCATACAATAATCGCCCTGGAGCGAGTAACTCTTCATCTACTGATGGGGTCATCTGGAATGACGGTTCAGGTAGTGGCGGTACGACGGGTACAGAAAGCAATGATTCTTCAGCATCAGCTTCGAGTTCGGATGAGCAGAAAAGCTTGCTGACGGGCGGGGAGTAA
- a CDS encoding serine/threonine protein kinase codes for MRHPARLERGSLLGGRYRIVSILGSGGMSHVYEAEDLKLPGKTWAIKESVTAMPYEGSMESEAALLTSLRHPRLPQIVDFFVPDEHGYTYLVMEYIEGLTLGEYFKQCRGKIPLEHMTEFVLQLLDVLSYLHSLDPPVIYRDLKPSNIMITPEHEVRLIDFGIARSYKAQSVDDTVKLGTAGFAAPEQYGSGQTDARSDLYGLGALLLYLMTCGAYTEWIQGVESSVRSDVPRTYIPVARRLLRLNPNERFQSADEVRKEMLRRPGITAGSLETTVTISGGTRVIALTGASSGVGVTHTAIAISHYLERQNFKVAIIEMSPRSQSFARIQQVAHAGKPVPAGRQFAVDGVHYWKQSGRADILSLLGGSYQFIVMDLGSGQDQNRLEEFLRADLPIVIGSGAEWRQAEIGAFVRSHNRYPRDKWIYCLPLAASDAVQRMRKTLDTSSVYGLPLHIDPFDREPQMDKVFAHILTHLMGQLPKKRSLFARRRVHD; via the coding sequence ATGAGACATCCGGCCAGGCTCGAACGCGGAAGCCTGCTGGGAGGAAGATATCGTATCGTGTCCATTCTCGGATCGGGTGGAATGAGTCATGTATATGAAGCGGAGGATTTGAAGTTACCGGGTAAAACCTGGGCGATCAAAGAAAGCGTGACGGCGATGCCATACGAAGGCAGTATGGAGTCGGAAGCTGCTCTCCTTACATCTCTGAGACATCCCAGATTGCCACAAATCGTAGATTTTTTTGTCCCGGATGAGCACGGGTATACGTATCTTGTGATGGAGTATATCGAGGGATTGACACTTGGTGAGTATTTCAAGCAATGTCGAGGGAAGATTCCGCTTGAACATATGACGGAGTTTGTGCTCCAGTTGCTGGATGTATTAAGTTATTTGCACAGTCTGGACCCGCCTGTCATCTATCGGGATTTAAAACCATCCAACATTATGATTACTCCGGAACATGAAGTCAGACTGATTGATTTTGGGATAGCAAGGAGCTATAAAGCACAAAGCGTCGATGATACGGTTAAATTGGGAACGGCAGGTTTCGCAGCACCGGAACAATATGGTTCAGGACAGACGGATGCTCGTTCTGACCTGTATGGGCTTGGAGCATTGCTGCTCTATCTCATGACTTGTGGAGCTTATACGGAATGGATTCAGGGAGTAGAGAGTTCCGTTCGCAGTGATGTACCTCGTACTTATATTCCTGTTGCGAGAAGGTTGTTACGACTGAATCCAAATGAGCGCTTTCAATCTGCTGATGAAGTTCGTAAGGAGATGCTGCGCAGACCGGGAATAACAGCTGGTAGTTTAGAAACGACGGTGACGATAAGCGGAGGGACCAGAGTGATCGCTTTGACAGGGGCATCATCCGGAGTTGGGGTTACGCATACGGCCATAGCCATCAGTCACTATCTGGAGCGGCAGAATTTCAAAGTAGCCATAATCGAGATGTCACCACGTTCCCAATCGTTTGCACGAATTCAACAAGTGGCGCATGCAGGTAAACCCGTGCCAGCAGGCAGACAGTTTGCAGTGGATGGCGTGCATTATTGGAAACAATCAGGAAGAGCAGACATCCTGTCTTTATTAGGAGGCAGCTATCAGTTCATTGTGATGGATCTGGGCAGTGGTCAAGATCAGAACCGGCTCGAAGAGTTTCTCAGAGCAGATCTGCCCATTGTTATTGGTTCTGGTGCCGAATGGAGACAAGCAGAGATTGGAGCTTTTGTCCGTTCACACAATCGGTACCCGAGAGACAAATGGATTTACTGCCTGCCACTTGCAGCATCTGACGCCGTTCAGCGGATGCGCAAAACGTTGGATACTTCCAGTGTCTATGGTCTGCCTTTACATATCGATCCTTTTGATCGGGAACCGCAGATGGATAAGGTTTTTGCTCATATTCTGACTCATTTGATGGGGCAGCTTCCCAAGAAACGTTCACTCTTTGCAAGAAGAAGAGTACATGATTAG
- a CDS encoding SAM-dependent methyltransferase has product MSTQSSWGEGDFSRFICTANHGFAPYAQEELRRTFGAVKSTVLVPGEILLAGLPIAEEEVAIKLLEESPTFLRHIQPVQFQENTEESAQAMEKLISFVLNHTELTGTKVALQVRKTEGAFWQENAASLKQVLTDKLDDLGCEWVVRDADHVISVFVADDMLYAGVSRPDQNLSDWSGGAVRFQKEEGQISRAKFKLLEAEQTFGIDFTSFHKALDIGAAPGGWTSFLLERGLEVTAVDPAKMDATLLESPKLTFLKKNAGDVRFREGEFDLLVCDMSWSPKLMSRLISDLLYSLQSGGTAVVTVKLLHKKPLALIKEVIDTFERSRMQIQRSKQLFHNREEITLYMIKY; this is encoded by the coding sequence TTGAGTACACAGTCATCTTGGGGTGAAGGAGACTTCTCCCGTTTTATCTGCACAGCCAATCATGGCTTTGCGCCCTATGCTCAGGAGGAATTGCGCCGTACGTTTGGGGCAGTAAAGAGCACGGTACTCGTACCAGGTGAGATTCTGCTTGCCGGTCTTCCGATTGCGGAAGAAGAGGTAGCGATCAAGCTTTTGGAAGAAAGCCCGACGTTTTTACGTCATATTCAACCTGTTCAATTTCAGGAAAATACGGAAGAATCAGCGCAAGCAATGGAAAAATTGATTTCATTTGTGTTGAACCATACGGAGTTAACAGGCACTAAAGTTGCATTACAAGTTCGTAAAACCGAAGGTGCCTTCTGGCAGGAGAACGCTGCTTCTTTAAAACAGGTGTTGACCGATAAGCTGGATGACCTTGGATGTGAGTGGGTTGTCCGTGATGCGGATCATGTTATATCTGTTTTCGTTGCGGATGACATGTTATATGCCGGTGTATCCAGACCTGATCAAAATCTGTCGGACTGGAGTGGCGGAGCAGTTCGTTTTCAGAAGGAAGAGGGCCAAATCTCGCGGGCTAAATTCAAATTGCTTGAAGCGGAGCAGACATTTGGTATCGACTTTACTTCTTTTCACAAAGCATTGGACATCGGTGCTGCACCAGGTGGTTGGACCTCTTTCCTGCTAGAGCGGGGGCTTGAAGTTACAGCTGTTGATCCGGCCAAGATGGATGCGACCCTGCTGGAATCGCCCAAACTTACCTTTTTGAAAAAAAATGCAGGTGATGTACGTTTCCGTGAAGGGGAATTTGATCTGCTCGTATGTGATATGAGCTGGAGCCCCAAACTGATGAGCCGTCTTATATCGGACCTGTTGTATAGCCTCCAATCGGGAGGAACAGCCGTTGTGACAGTGAAGTTACTGCATAAAAAACCACTTGCGTTGATTAAAGAAGTCATTGATACATTTGAGCGCTCCCGGATGCAGATCCAGCGTTCCAAACAGTTGTTTCACAACCGTGAAGAAATAACGCTATATATGATTAAGTATTAA
- a CDS encoding ABC transporter ATP-binding protein produces MISMEHVSLRREDNQILDDVQLHVKEGEHWVILGRNGSGKTTLLEMMNGYMFPSQGRIEVLGNLYGQCDVREVRKEIGYISQTLIEKLTLRDPVWEVVATGAYAFLRFYQTIPDDVKAKAMNLLDEMGFAKLANHPLGTLSQGERKKVMLARSLMADPKLLIMDEPCAGLDLYEREKMLAEIDRLRKRNITVVYVTHHVEEIVPLFTHVALIRDGRIAAAGPKHEVLTQDTIKHTYDVPVDIQWHDGRPWIRVRSGG; encoded by the coding sequence ATAATCTCGATGGAGCATGTCTCTCTAAGACGGGAAGACAATCAGATTCTGGATGACGTCCAACTGCATGTTAAAGAAGGCGAGCATTGGGTGATTCTCGGGCGCAATGGTTCAGGTAAAACAACGCTGCTGGAAATGATGAATGGATATATGTTTCCAAGCCAGGGGCGTATTGAAGTATTAGGCAACCTGTACGGTCAATGCGACGTTCGGGAGGTTCGGAAAGAAATTGGTTATATCAGTCAGACCTTGATTGAGAAACTGACACTCCGAGATCCTGTATGGGAAGTTGTCGCAACAGGAGCTTATGCTTTTTTGCGTTTCTATCAAACGATTCCTGATGATGTGAAAGCCAAAGCGATGAATCTGCTTGATGAAATGGGCTTTGCAAAACTGGCTAATCATCCGCTCGGCACCCTTTCTCAAGGGGAGCGCAAAAAAGTAATGCTGGCTCGTTCATTGATGGCAGATCCCAAACTGTTGATTATGGACGAGCCTTGTGCCGGACTCGATCTGTATGAACGTGAGAAAATGTTGGCCGAAATCGATCGTCTGCGTAAGCGTAATATTACTGTTGTTTATGTAACGCATCACGTTGAAGAGATCGTACCTTTGTTCACACATGTGGCCTTGATCCGCGATGGACGTATTGCTGCGGCAGGGCCTAAACATGAAGTTTTAACACAAGATACAATTAAGCATACGTACGATGTTCCGGTTGATATTCAATGGCATGATGGACGTCCCTGGATCCGCGTACGTTCTGGAGGGTAA
- a CDS encoding thioredoxin family protein — MKPITTKMLMRGVWEGMPQAVFIYTPLCGTCAAARRMLEIAEHLLPEGILTEMNIHDIPELVQQFQISSVPAVMLFDGEHDVPRMVYRMNSVEHLLGEIRKAVLK, encoded by the coding sequence ATGAAGCCGATAACGACCAAAATGTTAATGCGTGGTGTATGGGAAGGCATGCCTCAGGCTGTATTTATTTATACTCCGCTATGCGGAACTTGTGCAGCAGCACGTCGAATGCTTGAGATTGCCGAGCATTTGCTGCCCGAGGGGATTTTGACCGAGATGAATATTCACGATATCCCTGAACTTGTGCAGCAATTTCAGATTTCGAGCGTGCCTGCGGTTATGCTGTTTGATGGGGAACATGATGTGCCCAGAATGGTATATCGGATGAACTCTGTCGAGCATCTGTTAGGGGAAATCCGGAAGGCGGTGCTAAAATGA
- a CDS encoding cyclic-phosphate processing receiver domain-containing protein: protein MHVFLDDYRSCPKGFVLATNAEECLMLLREGDVDILSLDYELGPDSPNGGEVAASIVREGLFPRQIYLHTSSMYGKRQMYELLYSNKPDSVTVHNGPMSGEVMLRVAAGEES, encoded by the coding sequence ATGCATGTTTTTTTGGATGATTACCGGTCATGTCCGAAAGGGTTTGTTCTGGCTACCAATGCAGAAGAATGCCTGATGCTGCTTAGAGAAGGTGACGTGGATATTCTATCCCTGGATTATGAACTGGGCCCAGACTCCCCGAATGGAGGAGAAGTTGCTGCTTCGATCGTCCGGGAAGGTTTGTTTCCACGCCAGATCTATTTGCACACGTCCAGCATGTATGGCAAACGTCAAATGTACGAATTGTTGTACAGCAATAAACCAGACTCTGTTACCGTCCATAACGGTCCGATGTCGGGTGAGGTTATGCTTCGTGTTGCTGCAGGAGAAGAAAGCTGA
- a CDS encoding deoxyribonuclease IV yields MRPKSGIGAHVSTRGGFLQAAKRAYEMGATAFQYFPKNPRSLGLKELDLKDAEQCRDWCEKQGISSIAHSPYPTNPALGKTRGEAGFHATIASIQNDLLIADACGSVGTVVHFGHLKSNEPLEGYQNLISCLDTALADWNGQAKVLLENQAGDHGSMGTTMEELIQIRKLSRYPEHIAFCFDTCHAFASGMWTTGNEASMLENGRLLGYWDALAAVHFNDSKYPSGSCKDRHARIGQGFIGTEAMQELLSAPEFRQAVVVLETESGEDGTHRGDIELMRSWL; encoded by the coding sequence ATGAGGCCTAAAAGCGGAATCGGGGCACATGTCAGCACCAGAGGCGGATTTCTTCAGGCAGCCAAGCGGGCATATGAGATGGGAGCTACAGCATTTCAATATTTTCCGAAGAACCCACGGAGCCTTGGCTTAAAAGAGCTGGACCTCAAAGATGCTGAACAGTGTCGGGATTGGTGTGAAAAGCAGGGGATTTCTTCCATTGCCCACTCACCCTATCCGACGAATCCGGCTTTGGGTAAAACCCGAGGAGAGGCGGGTTTTCATGCAACCATCGCATCGATTCAAAATGATTTGCTTATTGCAGATGCCTGCGGTTCAGTTGGGACTGTAGTTCACTTTGGACATCTCAAGAGTAATGAACCACTCGAAGGATATCAGAATCTCATATCCTGTCTGGACACTGCCTTAGCAGATTGGAATGGACAGGCAAAGGTTCTGCTTGAAAATCAGGCTGGAGATCATGGCTCCATGGGTACGACGATGGAAGAATTGATTCAGATTCGGAAGCTAAGCCGGTACCCCGAACATATTGCTTTTTGTTTTGACACGTGTCATGCTTTTGCTTCAGGCATGTGGACGACAGGTAATGAGGCATCGATGCTTGAGAATGGCAGACTGCTTGGATACTGGGATGCTCTTGCGGCTGTTCACTTTAATGATTCAAAATATCCTTCCGGTTCATGCAAGGACAGACATGCAAGGATCGGACAGGGTTTTATAGGAACAGAAGCGATGCAGGAACTTTTAAGTGCGCCTGAATTTCGGCAAGCTGTCGTTGTGCTGGAGACCGAATCAGGCGAAGATGGAACACATCGTGGTGACATTGAGCTCATGCGTTCCTGGCTTTAA
- a CDS encoding Fpg/Nei family DNA glycosylase: MPELPEMENYRTLLSEKILDLPITGVVVNREKSINIDPEVFTRELTGNRIIFVERRAKHLIFHLANGKRLVLHLMLGGMIFWGTEAERPDRSTQVELQFGEYTLFFIGLRLGYLHLLTSKETEEAMSDLGPEPLDRRMNAERFAALLKGRRGTLKTTLVNQHIIAGIGNCYSDEIAFAAGLRPSSKTQNIAASPELTARLYHSVQSVLREAASEGGYMEMPLMQGDTKTGSFDEQCRVYDREGETCPRCGGTITRVEITGKKAFFCPDCQHEA; the protein is encoded by the coding sequence ATGCCGGAATTGCCGGAAATGGAAAACTACCGGACCTTGCTGTCCGAGAAGATACTGGATTTGCCGATTACAGGTGTGGTGGTTAACCGTGAAAAGTCGATTAATATTGATCCTGAAGTGTTCACCCGTGAACTGACAGGGAATCGTATCATATTTGTAGAGCGCCGGGCCAAACATCTGATCTTTCATCTGGCTAATGGGAAGCGGCTTGTGCTGCACCTAATGCTGGGCGGAATGATTTTCTGGGGTACGGAAGCTGAACGTCCTGATCGTTCCACTCAAGTGGAACTTCAGTTTGGAGAATATACGTTATTCTTTATTGGCCTCCGTTTGGGCTATTTGCATCTGCTTACTTCCAAAGAAACGGAAGAAGCCATGTCTGATCTTGGACCTGAACCACTTGATCGGCGCATGAATGCAGAACGTTTTGCTGCCCTGTTGAAAGGACGTAGGGGCACACTCAAAACGACACTGGTAAACCAGCACATTATTGCAGGCATTGGAAATTGTTATTCGGATGAGATTGCCTTTGCAGCAGGTCTGAGACCAAGCTCCAAGACGCAAAATATTGCTGCTTCGCCTGAACTCACAGCACGTTTGTACCATTCTGTGCAATCCGTGCTGCGGGAAGCTGCATCGGAGGGCGGGTATATGGAAATGCCGCTGATGCAGGGAGATACCAAGACGGGAAGTTTTGATGAGCAGTGCCGAGTATATGATCGTGAAGGGGAAACTTGCCCTCGCTGTGGGGGAACGATTACGCGCGTGGAAATTACGGGCAAGAAGGCTTTCTTCTGTCCGGATTGCCAGCATGAGGCCTAA
- a CDS encoding TIGR01457 family HAD-type hydrolase: MIKAYLIDLDGTLYHGRHRIEGADKLIRTLNEQEMPYLFVTNNSSRTPQGVADHLNGMGIPADASQVCTSAVAAAEYVAKETPGAKVACIGEEGLLQAIESAGLTLTDDEPEYVIQGIDREFSYHKLTKALRWINSGSKSVMTNPDLQLPSDDGLTPGAGTIGAAIEAATGVHPTVIGKPSSIIMKSAISRLNLNSNEVAVIGDNMRTDIAAGAAAGCETLLVLTGITTRDNMDSHIQATKVRPDHVFEDLHKLIEWLSQKTGQASKKG, translated from the coding sequence ATGATTAAGGCCTATCTGATTGATCTGGACGGTACGCTCTATCATGGCAGACATCGTATTGAAGGAGCCGATAAACTTATTCGGACATTGAATGAACAAGAGATGCCTTATTTGTTTGTGACTAATAATTCTTCGCGTACGCCACAAGGTGTGGCGGATCATCTGAACGGGATGGGTATCCCCGCCGATGCTTCTCAGGTATGTACTTCTGCGGTAGCGGCTGCGGAATACGTGGCCAAAGAGACTCCAGGAGCCAAAGTGGCTTGTATTGGAGAAGAAGGACTGCTGCAAGCGATTGAATCGGCAGGACTTACCCTAACGGATGATGAACCTGAATACGTTATACAAGGAATTGATCGTGAATTTTCCTATCATAAATTGACCAAAGCGCTCCGCTGGATCAACAGCGGCTCTAAATCTGTCATGACCAACCCTGATTTGCAGCTTCCTTCTGATGATGGACTTACGCCGGGAGCGGGAACGATTGGGGCAGCGATCGAAGCGGCAACCGGGGTTCACCCTACCGTTATTGGTAAACCGTCAAGTATTATTATGAAGTCTGCTATTAGCCGATTGAACTTAAATTCTAATGAAGTTGCTGTAATCGGAGACAATATGCGTACAGATATTGCGGCAGGAGCAGCAGCGGGATGTGAGACTCTGCTGGTTCTTACCGGAATAACGACACGGGACAATATGGATAGCCACATCCAGGCGACCAAGGTTCGTCCTGATCATGTGTTTGAAGATTTGCATAAACTGATTGAGTGGCTGTCGCAGAAGACAGGCCAAGCATCCAAGAAGGGGTAG
- the rnz gene encoding ribonuclease Z has protein sequence MELYFLGTNAGVPTLQRNVTSIGLRMLDERRALWLFDCGEGTQHQILSSPLKLSKLEKIFITHLHGDHVFGLPGLLSSRAYQGGTTPLTVYGPPGIERMIKTTMDLSQSRLNYDLSIVEHTGGVLFEDESFMVESALLEHRIDSYGYRITEKDRPGSLDPAKMAEYGLKPGPLFGRLKRGETITLDSGEFLRPEDVLGAPKRGMVITILGDTRPCDNVQPLAIHADVLVHEATFLHDLADTAHEYYHSTSKEAAEAARAANAGQLIMTHFSSRYKDEAQLQPLLEEAQSIFPNTKLAIEHELIPVVHRKGES, from the coding sequence GTGGAACTATATTTCCTGGGAACTAACGCTGGTGTACCTACGCTTCAGCGGAATGTAACGTCCATAGGGCTGCGCATGTTGGATGAGCGCAGAGCATTGTGGTTGTTTGACTGCGGGGAAGGAACCCAACATCAGATTTTAAGTTCTCCGCTTAAATTGAGCAAATTGGAGAAAATATTTATCACCCATTTACATGGAGATCATGTATTTGGACTTCCAGGTCTGCTCTCCAGCAGAGCATATCAGGGTGGCACTACACCGTTAACGGTGTATGGCCCGCCAGGCATTGAACGAATGATCAAGACAACTATGGACCTTAGTCAATCACGTCTAAACTATGATCTAAGCATTGTGGAACATACAGGCGGAGTACTTTTCGAAGATGAGAGCTTCATGGTGGAATCCGCGTTGCTGGAACATCGTATCGACAGTTATGGATACCGGATTACCGAAAAGGATCGTCCGGGTAGTCTTGACCCTGCCAAAATGGCTGAATATGGCTTGAAGCCAGGGCCGTTATTCGGTCGCTTGAAGCGGGGAGAGACGATTACCCTCGATAGCGGGGAATTCCTTCGTCCAGAAGATGTGTTGGGTGCACCGAAGCGAGGCATGGTCATTACCATCTTGGGCGATACACGCCCATGTGACAATGTACAGCCACTTGCTATTCATGCGGATGTTCTTGTGCACGAAGCTACGTTTTTGCATGATTTGGCTGACACGGCTCATGAGTACTATCATAGTACATCGAAGGAAGCGGCTGAGGCGGCGAGAGCGGCAAATGCAGGACAGCTGATCATGACCCACTTCAGCTCTCGCTACAAAGATGAGGCTCAATTGCAGCCGCTCCTGGAAGAGGCGCAGTCGATATTCCCGAATACAAAACTTGCGATTGAACACGAGCTTATTCCAGTTGTTCACCGCAAGGGCGAATCCTAA